From a single Lentisphaera profundi genomic region:
- the tig gene encoding trigger factor: MSQALTYSISEVSPCRKAIAATSPAKDVTKLFNNACKQIGQQAKLPGFRDGKAPRTLILQKYGEQITKEIREKLVSQVVDKARENEKFEIAGYLDVAEFTPKANEDCAFTITIDIYPEITLPDYKSIKVELEEYVEDEAKIKEALTEMTARFSTMEVVDRPAEKEDFVKSNFSTDLEATEATKDVLCGEDRWIPLTENGFIPGATEALTGKSKGDKVTWTANFPADFHKDDLAGKAVEYTADIIEVHGRNTPELSDEIAVQAGATDVADLEGKIKESIKSQFENKQRSEQRDIIVDQLLEGFDCDLPQSLLDQEAHRQVHTIMSEEGLDHHHDCGDDHDHVHNDDCGHSDEDKTAEAATQEKALVRATKDLKTRMILREVAKAEKVELNQYEVQMQLYSMAQHYGMSVEDLTKQLQQTNSLHEFTDHVLMDKTLDKIVDIASGKNA; encoded by the coding sequence ATGAGCCAAGCACTCACTTACTCTATCAGTGAAGTTTCTCCTTGCCGTAAAGCAATCGCCGCTACTAGCCCAGCAAAAGACGTTACTAAACTTTTCAACAACGCCTGTAAGCAAATTGGACAACAAGCAAAACTCCCAGGCTTCCGCGATGGCAAAGCTCCTCGTACACTCATTCTACAAAAATACGGTGAGCAAATCACTAAAGAAATTCGTGAAAAGCTCGTTTCTCAAGTCGTAGACAAAGCGCGCGAAAACGAAAAATTCGAAATCGCTGGTTACCTCGACGTAGCAGAATTCACTCCTAAAGCCAACGAAGACTGCGCTTTTACTATCACGATTGATATCTATCCAGAAATCACTCTTCCTGATTATAAGTCCATCAAAGTTGAACTAGAAGAATACGTTGAAGACGAAGCTAAAATCAAAGAAGCTCTCACGGAAATGACTGCACGCTTCTCTACAATGGAAGTTGTTGATCGCCCTGCAGAAAAAGAAGACTTTGTTAAATCAAACTTCTCTACTGACCTCGAAGCTACTGAAGCCACTAAAGATGTTCTCTGCGGTGAAGATCGCTGGATCCCACTCACAGAAAACGGTTTCATCCCTGGTGCTACTGAAGCTCTCACAGGAAAAAGCAAAGGCGACAAAGTTACTTGGACTGCAAACTTCCCAGCCGACTTCCATAAAGACGACTTAGCAGGCAAAGCTGTTGAATACACTGCGGACATCATCGAAGTTCATGGACGCAACACTCCTGAACTCAGCGACGAAATCGCTGTTCAAGCTGGCGCAACTGACGTAGCTGACCTTGAAGGAAAAATCAAAGAATCAATCAAATCACAATTTGAGAACAAGCAACGCAGCGAGCAGCGCGATATCATTGTCGATCAACTCCTCGAAGGTTTTGATTGTGACTTACCTCAATCACTATTGGATCAAGAAGCACACAGACAAGTACACACAATCATGTCTGAAGAAGGACTTGACCACCACCACGACTGTGGCGATGATCATGATCACGTACACAACGATGACTGTGGACATAGCGATGAAGACAAGACCGCAGAAGCTGCTACACAAGAAAAAGCTCTTGTACGCGCTACTAAAGATCTTAAAACTCGCATGATTCTAAGAGAAGTTGCAAAGGCTGAAAAAGTTGAACTCAATCAATACGAAGTACAAATGCAACTTTACTCCATGGCTCAGCACTATGGCATGAGTGTAGAAGACCTCACTAAGCAACTTCAACAAACAAATTCTCTTCACGAGTTTACTGATCACGTCCTCATGGACAAGACTTTAGACAAAATTGTTGACATCGCTTCAGGTAAAAACGCTTAA
- a CDS encoding ATP-dependent Clp protease proteolytic subunit, which yields MNPQNSHYVPMVVEQSANGERGYDIYSRLLKDRIVMLSTPVDDHVASLLVAQFLFLQAEDPKKDIQFFINSPGGSVTAGLMIYDTMQILSCDIQTVCIGQAASMGAVLLAAGTTGKRYCLPHSRVMIHQPSGGAGGTAADITIQAAEIKRLKKELYDILSLHTGKDYNAIETDSDRDYFMSGEEAKTYGLVDHIMTKKA from the coding sequence ATGAATCCACAAAACAGTCATTACGTACCAATGGTCGTTGAACAGAGCGCTAACGGCGAACGCGGTTACGATATTTACTCACGACTACTAAAAGACCGAATTGTCATGCTGAGTACTCCAGTTGATGATCACGTTGCCTCTTTATTAGTTGCACAATTCCTTTTTCTTCAGGCGGAAGATCCTAAGAAAGATATTCAATTCTTTATCAATAGTCCTGGTGGCTCAGTCACTGCCGGTCTCATGATTTATGATACAATGCAAATCTTATCTTGTGACATTCAAACTGTATGCATCGGCCAAGCGGCGAGCATGGGTGCGGTTTTACTTGCTGCAGGTACTACAGGAAAACGCTACTGCTTACCACACTCACGTGTGATGATTCACCAACCTTCGGGTGGTGCTGGTGGTACTGCGGCAGACATCACTATTCAGGCTGCTGAAATCAAGCGCTTGAAAAAAGAGCTCTATGACATCCTAAGTCTCCACACAGGAAAAGATTACAACGCTATTGAAACAGACTCCGACAGAGACTATTTCATGAGTGGTGAAGAAGCCAAAACCTACGGCCTTGTCGATCACATAATGACAAAGAAAGCTTAA
- the clpX gene encoding ATP-dependent Clp protease ATP-binding subunit ClpX, with protein sequence MSSKKAPTCSFCSRDKEETGELISSPTGSYICSDCVEICSDILFPQQSMADVAEEEKVADAPKSPFNLLAPKKIKSVLDDFVIGQDYAKRTLSVAVYNHYKRVQNNLFHPEGRGDLEMEKSNVLLLGPSGCGKTLLAKTLAKTLDVPFTIFDATTVTEAGYVGEDVENIILRLIQAADGDIEKAQYGIIYVDEIDKKAKKGENMSITRDVSGEGVQQSLLKIIEGTHCNVPPKGGRKHPNQDYIQIDTSNILFICAGAFVGLEDVIRGRLGRRVIGFGEQGKGTRSDADIEEIMREVEPGDLVKYGLIPELIGRLPVISVLNPLKEDDLVHILTNVKNSIIKQYQYILLSDGIKLNFTDDALKEMAHLAIDKGTGARGLRSILEKSMLELMFELPSRTDVKEVIINKEFVANGSEPEYILKKTKSKKSS encoded by the coding sequence ATGTCTTCAAAAAAAGCACCTACTTGCTCATTCTGCTCTCGCGATAAAGAGGAAACTGGAGAACTCATTTCCAGTCCTACAGGAAGTTACATCTGTAGTGATTGCGTAGAAATATGCTCTGACATCCTATTTCCTCAACAAAGCATGGCCGATGTAGCAGAAGAAGAAAAGGTAGCGGACGCACCGAAATCTCCCTTTAATCTTCTGGCTCCAAAGAAAATTAAATCTGTCCTTGACGACTTTGTTATCGGCCAGGACTATGCCAAACGCACTTTATCTGTAGCTGTTTATAATCACTATAAACGTGTACAAAATAACCTCTTCCATCCAGAAGGCAGAGGCGATTTAGAGATGGAAAAAAGTAATGTCTTATTACTTGGCCCTAGTGGCTGTGGTAAAACTCTTTTAGCGAAAACTCTAGCGAAAACTCTCGATGTTCCCTTTACGATTTTTGATGCTACTACCGTTACTGAAGCTGGCTACGTAGGTGAAGATGTTGAAAATATCATCCTCAGACTGATCCAAGCTGCAGATGGCGATATCGAAAAAGCTCAATACGGAATTATTTACGTCGATGAAATTGACAAAAAAGCCAAAAAAGGCGAAAACATGTCAATCACTCGTGATGTATCAGGCGAAGGCGTTCAACAGTCTCTCCTGAAAATCATTGAAGGCACACACTGCAACGTTCCTCCTAAGGGTGGTCGCAAGCATCCTAACCAAGACTACATCCAAATCGACACCAGTAATATTCTCTTCATTTGCGCCGGCGCATTCGTAGGACTTGAAGATGTAATTCGCGGTCGCCTAGGACGTCGCGTTATTGGCTTTGGCGAACAAGGCAAAGGAACTAGATCTGACGCAGATATCGAAGAAATCATGCGCGAAGTTGAACCCGGCGACCTAGTCAAGTACGGGCTTATCCCCGAGCTAATAGGGCGCTTACCAGTGATATCTGTTCTTAATCCACTCAAAGAAGATGATTTGGTTCATATTCTAACCAACGTCAAAAACTCCATCATCAAACAGTATCAATATATCTTACTGAGTGATGGCATAAAACTTAACTTTACTGATGACGCCTTAAAAGAAATGGCGCATTTAGCCATTGACAAAGGTACTGGTGCTCGTGGATTGCGCTCTATCCTAGAGAAATCAATGCTCGAACTCATGTTTGAACTTCCTAGTCGTACAGACGTAAAAGAAGTCATCATCAATAAAGAATTTGTTGCAAACGGCTCAGAACCTGAGTACATACTCAAAAAAACTAAGAGTAAAAAAAGCTCTTAA
- the ileS gene encoding isoleucine--tRNA ligase yields MENENQHENFSFVESEKKILDFWTEKEIFKKSLEQTKDCPPYIFYDGPPFATGLPHHGHLVASTLKDIIPRYFTMKGRYVERRFGWDCHGLPIEHEIDKKLGMSAQDAVEKIGVKAYNQECRGIVQRFTSEWEKTISRIGRWVDFENDYKTMDTDFMESVWWIFGQLWEKGLIYQGTKVVPFSTALGTVLSNFEAGSNYQDVQDPAVTIFFKLQDEDAYLAAWTTTPWTLPSNLCLCTNAAISYVKVRDEESQKVFYMAEARLEHYRKKNSLEILETVTGADLKGRKYEPLFPYFAELAEENCFQILNDDYVTTESGTGIVHLAPGFGEDDNRVMQEADIKATVCPVDDAGKFTSKVTDYAAVYVKDADKEIIKDLKERGRLYERSSYLHSYPFCPRSKTPLIYKSIPSWYVNVEAVKDKMIAANKQIHWVPEHIKEGRFGKWLEGARDWAISRNRVWGTPMPIWINDTTDNRICISSIEQLKELSGIELSDLHREHTDEVHFTIPGEEGTYKRITEVFDCWFESGSMPYAQLHYPFENKEVFDAGFPAEFIAEGLDQTRGWFYTLTVLSAAIFDKPAFKNVIVNGLVLAKDGRKMSKSERNFTAPDSLMEDFGADALRLYLITSGLVRGEEQKFDDKGVKDMVRTALLPWFNSFKFFKTYADLDGWDPAKHYVEGDNITDNWLISNLQTLKKNISTEMDAYQLYNVVPALFTFIEDLTNTYIRLNRGRFWAEGLEEDKCAAYSTLYTALNELSISMAPFAPFFSEFIFQELKSMDSNSSAPESVHLCDYPTADESKINSILEDAVDRMNQIILLGRQKRNQVKIKVKTPLQCLTVIHKDKDLLQEISRLENYLKTELNIKSVAYDQDEAKYINFFTKPNFPALGKRLGKQMGKFTGMIKKLSEADIANFERDGSIELGGEVFTQGDIDIFREAREGHDALSNSLISIELDCNLSPELLREGLAREVVNRIQRSRKEAGFNVGDRIALNVKSDPNLQLAIEEHLEYICGETLTDSISFVIVESYDFEFKIEDYALEIGLLKA; encoded by the coding sequence ATGGAAAACGAGAATCAACACGAGAATTTTTCTTTTGTCGAGAGCGAAAAAAAGATTTTAGATTTTTGGACCGAAAAAGAGATTTTTAAAAAATCTCTTGAGCAAACAAAAGACTGCCCACCGTACATTTTTTATGATGGTCCTCCCTTCGCAACGGGCTTACCTCACCATGGCCATTTAGTCGCTTCGACTCTTAAAGATATCATCCCACGTTATTTCACCATGAAAGGACGCTATGTTGAGCGCCGCTTTGGATGGGACTGCCATGGCTTACCTATTGAACATGAGATAGATAAAAAACTCGGTATGAGTGCGCAAGATGCCGTTGAAAAAATCGGCGTCAAAGCTTATAACCAAGAATGCCGTGGCATCGTACAACGATTCACTTCCGAATGGGAAAAAACTATTTCACGCATTGGTCGCTGGGTTGACTTTGAGAACGACTACAAGACCATGGATACAGACTTCATGGAATCTGTGTGGTGGATCTTTGGCCAACTTTGGGAAAAAGGGCTCATCTACCAAGGAACAAAAGTCGTGCCTTTTTCGACTGCACTTGGCACCGTCCTCTCTAACTTCGAAGCCGGATCAAATTACCAAGATGTCCAAGACCCCGCCGTTACCATTTTCTTCAAACTACAAGACGAAGACGCCTACTTAGCTGCTTGGACAACTACACCTTGGACTCTACCCTCCAACTTATGTCTTTGTACAAACGCAGCAATCAGCTACGTAAAAGTTCGTGATGAAGAAAGTCAAAAAGTTTTTTACATGGCCGAAGCTCGTCTCGAACACTACAGAAAAAAGAACTCACTCGAAATACTCGAAACCGTTACTGGCGCCGATCTAAAAGGCCGTAAATACGAACCCTTATTTCCCTATTTTGCGGAGCTCGCAGAAGAAAATTGCTTTCAAATCCTCAATGATGATTACGTCACCACAGAAAGCGGTACCGGCATTGTCCACCTAGCGCCAGGCTTTGGTGAAGACGATAATCGCGTCATGCAAGAAGCTGATATAAAAGCTACTGTATGCCCCGTTGACGACGCCGGAAAATTCACTTCAAAAGTCACTGACTATGCTGCCGTATACGTAAAAGATGCCGACAAAGAAATTATCAAAGACTTAAAAGAACGTGGCCGTCTTTACGAAAGAAGCTCCTACCTTCACTCCTACCCATTCTGCCCGAGATCCAAGACTCCACTCATCTACAAATCCATTCCTTCTTGGTATGTAAATGTCGAAGCGGTTAAAGACAAAATGATTGCTGCCAACAAACAGATTCACTGGGTTCCAGAGCACATCAAAGAAGGACGTTTTGGTAAATGGCTCGAAGGCGCGAGGGATTGGGCCATATCCAGAAACCGTGTCTGGGGCACACCTATGCCGATCTGGATCAATGATACAACAGATAATAGAATCTGCATCTCTTCCATCGAACAACTCAAAGAGCTCTCTGGCATTGAGTTAAGTGATCTCCACCGAGAGCACACTGACGAAGTCCATTTCACTATCCCTGGAGAAGAAGGGACCTACAAACGCATCACCGAAGTTTTTGATTGCTGGTTTGAATCAGGCTCAATGCCTTATGCTCAACTGCATTACCCTTTTGAAAATAAAGAAGTTTTTGATGCCGGTTTTCCCGCAGAGTTCATTGCCGAAGGTCTTGATCAAACTCGTGGTTGGTTTTACACACTCACGGTTTTATCAGCTGCTATTTTTGATAAGCCTGCATTTAAAAACGTCATCGTCAATGGACTCGTACTTGCGAAAGATGGCCGTAAGATGTCTAAGTCTGAACGCAATTTCACCGCGCCTGACAGCCTCATGGAAGACTTTGGTGCCGATGCACTTAGACTTTATCTTATCACTTCTGGACTCGTAAGAGGCGAAGAGCAAAAATTTGATGATAAGGGCGTAAAGGATATGGTTCGCACCGCCCTCCTTCCTTGGTTCAATTCTTTCAAATTCTTCAAAACTTATGCCGACCTCGATGGCTGGGATCCCGCCAAACACTATGTTGAAGGTGACAATATCACCGACAACTGGCTCATTTCGAATCTTCAAACTCTCAAGAAAAATATTTCTACAGAGATGGATGCCTACCAACTCTATAATGTTGTGCCTGCACTATTTACATTTATTGAAGACCTCACAAATACTTATATCCGTCTCAACCGCGGTCGCTTTTGGGCTGAAGGCCTAGAAGAGGATAAGTGCGCAGCTTATTCAACACTCTACACTGCCCTCAATGAACTCAGTATTAGCATGGCTCCTTTTGCGCCATTCTTCTCTGAATTCATCTTCCAAGAACTTAAGAGTATGGACTCAAATAGCTCTGCTCCTGAGTCTGTTCACCTCTGTGATTACCCCACCGCTGACGAAAGTAAAATTAATAGTATACTTGAAGACGCCGTCGATCGCATGAATCAAATCATTCTTCTGGGCAGACAGAAACGAAACCAAGTGAAGATCAAAGTTAAGACACCTTTGCAATGCCTTACCGTGATCCATAAAGACAAAGATTTGCTTCAAGAGATCTCTCGTCTTGAAAACTACCTCAAAACTGAACTCAATATCAAATCAGTTGCATATGATCAAGACGAAGCCAAGTACATTAACTTTTTCACTAAACCAAATTTCCCTGCATTAGGAAAACGACTTGGTAAACAAATGGGGAAATTTACTGGCATGATTAAAAAACTTAGTGAAGCTGACATTGCCAATTTTGAACGCGATGGTTCAATCGAACTAGGTGGAGAGGTTTTTACTCAAGGTGACATTGATATCTTTCGCGAAGCTCGCGAAGGCCATGATGCGCTCTCCAATAGCTTAATTTCTATTGAACTCGATTGCAATTTAAGTCCTGAACTGCTTCGTGAAGGCCTTGCTCGTGAAGTCGTAAATCGCATCCAGCGCTCAAGAAAAGAAGCGGGCTTCAATGTCGGCGACAGAATTGCTCTAAACGTTAAAAGTGATCCTAACCTTCAATTAGCCATAGAAGAACATCTTGAATATATCTGCGGAGAAACGCTTACCGATTCGATATCTTTCGTAATAGTTGAATCCTATGACTTTGAATTTAAAATTGAAGACTATGCTCTCGAGATAGGCTTACTTAAAGCCTAA
- a CDS encoding serine/threonine-protein kinase, whose product MSDQASKASLPEGSKIFCPACNAKLDVSGLVIHSKFFCPGCNAKIQVPEENLTLQSKPVAEPKNQKTETSSVSTSDIDRLKNLAKKAILTDINLPGSKSTNKPPEKVDSSSNTKEKDETTDAMEKVATAKQTALDETMKDQVEVTNATTIQDKTPETVQVPVVETTAKKEPAPAPKEEHIDPNGLNKVKCHSCGKLNDFSKEKAFDKIPCSHCSEKIIVPKRFQHFLLEDELSDNQFAKVYRALDLSLNREVCIKIFNKDISANEVLVKALIEKLSLSATLTQQNIVPIYTSGTFEEQFFMVSQYMNQQSLEAFITKAKGELPINACLKTLHEVSKGLLEYSRHKQYHHHLSPRNILINSDGQIKVTDFNIFYTIMLDQKDKSLYGTDFVSPELIHKGKDTDSTVDVFHLGLIAQQLITGKIPYEASNQEDLMDLHLEKTPEKLSDLRSDTPQELCDFVQKMLSVRPSDRPSLSETEKELDKLRNPQKANLAATRMKTPVSKPPLEKDEDKFKHAKLQDTDLAHEDLLIQLNDKEKKSPIAIIAIILVLICVIGFFLSQNNSSEDKASEVDAKPVEVPKDPQDIAVALPDDPMPNDIIPEDMTSDTKTVEPSIEVVEIPTPTPIIEEPVTVPLAVDVPIEETETPNQFEEEFTDFAPVMANKEKRPFPNNLDFSPTISEFIDYLNSQPDSQRKAIEHERLRLLNRIRFYLIKVLSNTPYEGKVFSREFEDSIDGFLEVKNDQLLMGRKGADFTLEVDVTQLEDIQFAKVLEFFAKSKLDQVLDSPEAIAKELKESAAEDYFKAALLMDWFKNEKMAQAYLNLATQLNPNLTNHYKVFFDGQE is encoded by the coding sequence ATGTCTGACCAAGCAAGCAAAGCATCCTTACCTGAAGGAAGCAAAATTTTCTGTCCCGCATGTAATGCCAAACTCGACGTATCTGGTCTTGTCATTCACTCCAAGTTTTTTTGTCCTGGATGCAATGCGAAGATCCAAGTTCCAGAAGAAAATTTAACACTCCAAAGCAAGCCTGTTGCAGAGCCTAAAAATCAGAAGACAGAAACTAGTTCTGTCAGCACATCGGATATCGATCGCCTCAAGAACTTAGCTAAAAAAGCAATACTAACCGACATCAATCTCCCCGGCTCAAAATCTACGAATAAGCCCCCTGAGAAAGTAGATAGTAGCTCTAACACCAAAGAAAAAGACGAAACAACGGATGCCATGGAAAAAGTGGCGACCGCCAAGCAGACTGCGCTCGATGAAACTATGAAAGATCAGGTGGAAGTCACGAACGCCACCACCATTCAAGATAAAACTCCTGAGACTGTACAAGTGCCAGTAGTCGAAACTACTGCCAAAAAAGAACCCGCACCTGCTCCCAAAGAAGAGCACATCGATCCCAATGGACTCAATAAAGTTAAATGCCATTCCTGCGGTAAGTTAAACGATTTTTCTAAAGAAAAAGCTTTTGATAAAATACCGTGCTCCCATTGTTCCGAAAAAATAATCGTACCAAAGCGTTTTCAACACTTCCTTTTAGAAGATGAGCTCTCTGACAATCAATTTGCTAAAGTTTACCGAGCGCTCGATTTGTCTCTGAATAGGGAAGTTTGTATTAAAATTTTCAACAAAGACATATCTGCCAATGAAGTCCTTGTAAAAGCGCTCATTGAAAAACTTAGTCTCAGTGCCACTCTTACGCAACAAAATATCGTCCCCATCTATACGTCTGGAACTTTTGAAGAACAGTTTTTCATGGTAAGTCAATACATGAATCAACAATCATTAGAAGCCTTTATCACCAAGGCCAAGGGTGAGCTCCCCATTAATGCCTGCCTAAAAACTTTACACGAAGTCAGCAAAGGCTTACTCGAATACAGCCGTCACAAACAATATCACCATCATTTAAGTCCTCGTAATATCTTGATTAATTCTGATGGTCAAATCAAAGTCACCGATTTCAATATCTTCTACACGATAATGCTCGACCAAAAAGACAAAAGTCTTTATGGCACTGATTTTGTCTCTCCAGAGCTTATCCACAAAGGCAAAGATACCGACTCCACCGTAGATGTATTTCATTTAGGTTTAATCGCTCAACAACTTATTACAGGTAAGATCCCTTATGAGGCTTCTAATCAAGAAGACTTAATGGATCTCCACCTGGAAAAGACTCCTGAAAAACTTTCAGATCTAAGGAGTGACACTCCCCAGGAGCTCTGTGATTTTGTACAAAAAATGCTTTCGGTTCGTCCTAGTGACCGCCCTTCTCTCAGTGAAACTGAAAAAGAATTAGATAAACTGCGGAATCCTCAAAAAGCTAATCTTGCTGCCACTCGCATGAAAACACCTGTCTCTAAGCCACCATTAGAAAAAGACGAAGATAAATTCAAACATGCGAAACTCCAAGATACCGATCTTGCCCATGAAGATTTATTGATTCAACTCAATGACAAGGAGAAAAAAAGCCCCATTGCCATTATTGCTATCATCTTAGTTCTTATTTGTGTTATAGGCTTTTTCCTCAGTCAAAATAACAGCTCGGAAGACAAAGCGTCTGAGGTAGATGCTAAGCCCGTAGAAGTTCCTAAAGATCCTCAGGATATTGCTGTTGCTCTCCCCGATGATCCTATGCCAAATGATATAATTCCAGAAGACATGACTAGCGACACGAAGACGGTAGAACCCTCAATTGAAGTTGTAGAAATCCCCACTCCGACTCCTATAATTGAAGAGCCCGTTACCGTACCTTTAGCTGTGGATGTTCCAATAGAGGAAACTGAGACCCCTAATCAATTCGAAGAAGAGTTTACTGACTTCGCACCTGTTATGGCTAATAAAGAAAAACGCCCTTTCCCTAACAATCTCGATTTCAGCCCCACTATTTCAGAATTCATCGATTATCTGAATTCTCAGCCCGACTCTCAACGCAAAGCTATTGAGCATGAGCGCTTGCGCCTCTTAAACCGCATACGTTTCTACCTCATTAAAGTTCTTTCAAATACTCCTTATGAAGGCAAAGTTTTTTCCCGTGAATTCGAAGATAGCATCGATGGCTTTTTAGAAGTCAAAAATGATCAATTGCTTATGGGTCGTAAAGGTGCTGATTTCACACTCGAAGTTGACGTCACCCAATTAGAGGATATCCAATTTGCAAAAGTTTTGGAATTTTTTGCTAAATCCAAACTCGATCAAGTTCTCGATAGCCCCGAAGCGATTGCGAAAGAACTGAAAGAATCTGCTGCAGAAGATTATTTTAAAGCGGCATTACTCATGGACTGGTTTAAAAATGAGAAAATGGCTCAAGCTTATCTAAATCTGGCCACTCAGTTAAACCCTAATTTAACAAATCATTACAAGGTTTTCTTTGATGGGCAAGAATAA
- a CDS encoding translation initiation factor — protein sequence MGKNKKPLKSKGFSVNPFADLKVDCIAKDIEGSAKAKNKIAHTTCRIRLEKKGRAGKKVTVIYGFEPVLELVEMMNLLSDLKKSIGSGGTVKEDTLELQGDKRPQVADFLKQKHFRTKGELN from the coding sequence ATGGGCAAGAATAAAAAACCACTTAAGTCAAAAGGCTTTTCAGTCAACCCCTTCGCCGACTTAAAAGTCGACTGTATCGCTAAAGATATTGAAGGAAGTGCAAAAGCAAAAAATAAAATAGCCCATACCACTTGCCGTATACGCTTAGAGAAAAAAGGTCGCGCGGGCAAGAAAGTCACTGTCATTTATGGCTTTGAACCCGTGCTTGAATTAGTGGAAATGATGAACCTTCTCAGCGATTTAAAAAAATCGATCGGCAGTGGCGGAACAGTAAAAGAAGACACTTTAGAACTCCAAGGGGATAAGCGACCACAAGTTGCTGATTTCCTCAAACAAAAACACTTTCGCACCAAAGGCGAACTCAATTAA
- the prfB gene encoding peptide chain release factor 2 (programmed frameshift) — MNLDALQKQVKAIQDRFEHLGRTFDVPTKTQELNQLELEMSSATFWENTNTAKITVDRVSVLKNVVTPYAELGSSVDDFLTLAELIEEEGAESELMADADGEWAELTKALDDLELLSFLSGKYDSGDCFLSINAGAGGTESCDWADMLFRMYRRWAESKKFKISIVSIQEGDEAGIKNCTLMIQGPMAFGYLKAERGVHRLVRISPFDSNKRRHTSFTSIDVVPDIGDEAEVDIDDKDLRVDTFRASGAGGQHVNTTDSAVRITHIPTGIVVACQMERSQHKNRATAMKMLGAKLEELRQAEHAAEIDANSSVKTDIGWGHQIRSYVLHPYKMIKDLRTTYETSNTNNVLDGDLDPFIQAYLRSGLNKEDND; from the exons ATGAATTTAGATGCATTACAAAAACAGGTGAAAGCGATACAAGATCGTTTTGAACATCTGGGGAGG ACCTTTGACGTACCTACTAAAACTCAGGAACTCAATCAACTAGAACTCGAAATGAGCAGTGCTACTTTTTGGGAGAATACGAATACCGCAAAAATCACTGTCGATCGAGTATCTGTTTTAAAAAATGTAGTCACCCCCTATGCAGAACTAGGATCCAGTGTTGATGACTTCCTCACTCTTGCTGAACTTATCGAAGAAGAAGGTGCTGAATCAGAATTAATGGCCGATGCGGACGGTGAGTGGGCTGAACTCACAAAAGCTCTAGATGATCTCGAACTTTTAAGTTTCCTGTCAGGAAAATACGATAGCGGCGACTGCTTTTTATCCATTAATGCTGGTGCAGGTGGAACTGAGTCTTGTGATTGGGCCGACATGCTCTTCCGCATGTATCGCCGTTGGGCCGAATCAAAAAAATTCAAAATTTCTATTGTCTCAATCCAAGAAGGAGACGAAGCAGGTATCAAAAACTGCACACTCATGATTCAAGGGCCTATGGCTTTTGGCTACTTAAAAGCCGAACGTGGCGTTCACCGCTTAGTGCGTATATCCCCCTTTGATTCCAATAAACGAAGACATACTTCCTTTACCTCTATTGATGTCGTTCCCGATATCGGTGATGAAGCCGAAGTCGATATAGATGATAAAGATTTACGAGTCGATACTTTTCGTGCCTCAGGTGCTGGTGGTCAGCATGTTAACACAACTGATTCAGCTGTGCGCATAACTCATATTCCTACAGGAATTGTTGTAGCCTGCCAAATGGAACGCTCTCAACACAAAAACCGTGCAACCGCAATGAAAATGCTAGGTGCTAAACTTGAAGAATTGCGTCAAGCTGAGCATGCAGCGGAAATCGACGCCAATTCAAGTGTGAAAACTGACATTGGCTGGGGTCATCAAATACGCTCTTATGTTTTACATCCCTACAAGATGATTAAAGATTTAAGAACCACATACGAGACAAGTAACACCAACAATGTTTTAGATGGTGATTTAGATCCTTTTATTCAAGCCTACCTAAGAAGTGGACTCAACAAAGAAGACAATGACTAA